The Neofelis nebulosa isolate mNeoNeb1 chromosome X, mNeoNeb1.pri, whole genome shotgun sequence genome has a segment encoding these proteins:
- the UPF3B gene encoding regulator of nonsense transcripts 3B isoform X1 produces the protein MKEEKDHRPKEKRVTLLTPPGATGSSGGASGDSAKGEDKQDRNKEKKEALSKVVIRRLPPTLTKEQLQEHLQPMPEHDYFEFFSNDTSLYPHMYARAYINFKNQEDIILFRDRFDGYVFLDNKGQEYPAIVEFAPFQKAAKKKTKKRDTKVGTIDDDPEYRKFLESYAADNEKMTSTPETLLEEIEAKNRELIAKKTTPLLSFLKNKQRMREEKREERRRREIERKRQREEERRKWKEEEKRKRKDIEKLKKIDRVPERDKLKDEPKIKVHRFLLQAVNQKNLLKKPEKGDEKELDKREKAKKLDKENLNDERASGQSCTLPKRSDGEPKDEKPKRPEDEGGRDYRERERERDYERDQERLLRERERLKRQEEERRRQKERYEKEKAFKRKEEEMKKEKEAVRDKGKKPESTESVGSSEKTEKKEEVVKRDRIRNKDRPAMQLYQPGARSRNRLCPPDDGTKSGDAALEKKQESGISHRKEGGEE, from the exons ATGAAGGAGGAGAAGGATCACAGGCCTAAAGAGAAACGAGTAACCCTGTTGACTCCCCCGGGGGCCACGGGCAGCAGCGGTGGAGCTTCGGGGGACAGCGCCAAAGGGGAAGATAAGCAGGATCGAAATAAGGAGAAGAAGGAGGCGCTGAGCAAG GTGGTCATTCGGAGATTACCTCCCACTTTGACCAAGGAGCAGCTTCAGGAACATCTTCAGCCTATGCCGGAGCAtgattattttgagtttttttctaaTGATACTag TCTGTATCCTCATATGTATGCCAGAGCATACATCAACTTTAAAAACCAAGAGGACATTATTTTGTTCAGGGATCGCTTTGATGGTTATGTATTCCTTGACAATAAAG gTCAGGAATATCCTGCCATAGTAGAATTTGCACCTTTTCAAAAAGCTGCAAAAAAGAAGACTAAGAAAAGAGATACCAAAGTTGGGACTATCGATGATG ATCCAGAATATAGGAAATTTTTGGAAAGTTATGCTGCAGATAATGAGAAAATGACATCTACTCCAGAGACACTGCtagaggaaatagaagcaaaaaatagAGAATTAATAG CTAAAAAGACAACCCCACTTTTGAGCTTCCTGAAAAACAAGCAG agaatgagagaagaaaaaagagaagaaagaaggaggcgagaaatagaaagaaaaaggcaaagagaagaagagaggaggaagtggaaggaagaagaaaaacgaAAAAGGAAAGATATAGAAAAGCTAAAGAAGATAGACAGAGTTCCAGAAAGGGACAAATTAAAGGACGAACCAAAGATAAAG GTACACAGGTTTCTGTTACAAGCTgtgaatcagaaaaat CTActcaagaagccagaaaagggagatgaaaaagaattagacaaaagagaaaaagccaaGAAACTAGACAAAGAGAATCTGAACGATGAAAGAGCCAGCGGGCAAAGTTGTACACTGCCCAAGCGCTCTGACGGCGAGCCTAAAGACGAAAAGCCTAAGAG GCCCGAAGACGAGGGCGGCCGAGACTAccgggagcgggagcgggagcgggaCTACGAGCGGGACCAAGAGCGCCTCCTgcgggagagggagaggctgaaGCGGCAGGAAGAGGAGCGCCGCAGGCAGAAGGAGCGTTATGAGAAGGAGAAGGCTtttaagaggaaggaagaggaaatgaaaaaagagaaagaagcggTTCGGGACAAAGGAAAGAAGCCGGAAAGTACCGAATCCGTAGGCAGCTCcgaaaaaactgaaaagaaagaggaagtggtTAAGAGAGATCGCATAAGAAACAAG GATCGCCCGGCAATGCAGCTTTACCAGCCAGGAGCTCGAAGCCGAAACCGACTCTGTCCGCCTGATGACGGCACCAAGTCTGGAGATGCGGCGCtagaaaagaagcaggaaagtgGTATTAGCCataggaaagaaggaggagaggagtgA
- the UPF3B gene encoding regulator of nonsense transcripts 3B isoform X2 — MKEEKDHRPKEKRVTLLTPPGATGSSGGASGDSAKGEDKQDRNKEKKEALSKVVIRRLPPTLTKEQLQEHLQPMPEHDYFEFFSNDTSLYPHMYARAYINFKNQEDIILFRDRFDGYVFLDNKGQEYPAIVEFAPFQKAAKKKTKKRDTKVGTIDDDPEYRKFLESYAADNEKMTSTPETLLEEIEAKNRELIAKKTTPLLSFLKNKQRMREEKREERRRREIERKRQREEERRKWKEEEKRKRKDIEKLKKIDRVPERDKLKDEPKIKLLKKPEKGDEKELDKREKAKKLDKENLNDERASGQSCTLPKRSDGEPKDEKPKRPEDEGGRDYRERERERDYERDQERLLRERERLKRQEEERRRQKERYEKEKAFKRKEEEMKKEKEAVRDKGKKPESTESVGSSEKTEKKEEVVKRDRIRNKDRPAMQLYQPGARSRNRLCPPDDGTKSGDAALEKKQESGISHRKEGGEE, encoded by the exons ATGAAGGAGGAGAAGGATCACAGGCCTAAAGAGAAACGAGTAACCCTGTTGACTCCCCCGGGGGCCACGGGCAGCAGCGGTGGAGCTTCGGGGGACAGCGCCAAAGGGGAAGATAAGCAGGATCGAAATAAGGAGAAGAAGGAGGCGCTGAGCAAG GTGGTCATTCGGAGATTACCTCCCACTTTGACCAAGGAGCAGCTTCAGGAACATCTTCAGCCTATGCCGGAGCAtgattattttgagtttttttctaaTGATACTag TCTGTATCCTCATATGTATGCCAGAGCATACATCAACTTTAAAAACCAAGAGGACATTATTTTGTTCAGGGATCGCTTTGATGGTTATGTATTCCTTGACAATAAAG gTCAGGAATATCCTGCCATAGTAGAATTTGCACCTTTTCAAAAAGCTGCAAAAAAGAAGACTAAGAAAAGAGATACCAAAGTTGGGACTATCGATGATG ATCCAGAATATAGGAAATTTTTGGAAAGTTATGCTGCAGATAATGAGAAAATGACATCTACTCCAGAGACACTGCtagaggaaatagaagcaaaaaatagAGAATTAATAG CTAAAAAGACAACCCCACTTTTGAGCTTCCTGAAAAACAAGCAG agaatgagagaagaaaaaagagaagaaagaaggaggcgagaaatagaaagaaaaaggcaaagagaagaagagaggaggaagtggaaggaagaagaaaaacgaAAAAGGAAAGATATAGAAAAGCTAAAGAAGATAGACAGAGTTCCAGAAAGGGACAAATTAAAGGACGAACCAAAGATAAAG CTActcaagaagccagaaaagggagatgaaaaagaattagacaaaagagaaaaagccaaGAAACTAGACAAAGAGAATCTGAACGATGAAAGAGCCAGCGGGCAAAGTTGTACACTGCCCAAGCGCTCTGACGGCGAGCCTAAAGACGAAAAGCCTAAGAG GCCCGAAGACGAGGGCGGCCGAGACTAccgggagcgggagcgggagcgggaCTACGAGCGGGACCAAGAGCGCCTCCTgcgggagagggagaggctgaaGCGGCAGGAAGAGGAGCGCCGCAGGCAGAAGGAGCGTTATGAGAAGGAGAAGGCTtttaagaggaaggaagaggaaatgaaaaaagagaaagaagcggTTCGGGACAAAGGAAAGAAGCCGGAAAGTACCGAATCCGTAGGCAGCTCcgaaaaaactgaaaagaaagaggaagtggtTAAGAGAGATCGCATAAGAAACAAG GATCGCCCGGCAATGCAGCTTTACCAGCCAGGAGCTCGAAGCCGAAACCGACTCTGTCCGCCTGATGACGGCACCAAGTCTGGAGATGCGGCGCtagaaaagaagcaggaaagtgGTATTAGCCataggaaagaaggaggagaggagtgA
- the UPF3B gene encoding regulator of nonsense transcripts 3B isoform X3 codes for MKEEKDHRPKEKRVTLLTPPGATGSSGGASGDSAKGEDKQDRNKEKKEALSKVVIRRLPPTLTKEQLQEHLQPMPEHDYFEFFSNDTSLYPHMYARAYINFKNQEDIILFRDRFDGYVFLDNKGQEYPAIVEFAPFQKAAKKKTKKRDTKVGTIDDDPEYRKFLESYAADNEKMTSTPETLLEEIEAKNRELIAKKTTPLLSFLKNKQRMREEKREERRRREIERKRQREEERRKWKEEEKRKRKDIEKLKKIDRVPERDKLKDEPKIKVHRFLLQAVNQKNLLKKPEKGDEKELDKREKAKKLDKENLNDERASGQSCTLPKRSDGEPKDEKPKRPEDEGGRDYRERERERDYERDQERLLRERERLKRQEEERRRQKERYEKEKAFKRKEEEMKKEKEAVRDKGKKPESTESVGSSEKTEKKEEVVKRDRIRNKVVLFVLFVSMRTFALLSHV; via the exons ATGAAGGAGGAGAAGGATCACAGGCCTAAAGAGAAACGAGTAACCCTGTTGACTCCCCCGGGGGCCACGGGCAGCAGCGGTGGAGCTTCGGGGGACAGCGCCAAAGGGGAAGATAAGCAGGATCGAAATAAGGAGAAGAAGGAGGCGCTGAGCAAG GTGGTCATTCGGAGATTACCTCCCACTTTGACCAAGGAGCAGCTTCAGGAACATCTTCAGCCTATGCCGGAGCAtgattattttgagtttttttctaaTGATACTag TCTGTATCCTCATATGTATGCCAGAGCATACATCAACTTTAAAAACCAAGAGGACATTATTTTGTTCAGGGATCGCTTTGATGGTTATGTATTCCTTGACAATAAAG gTCAGGAATATCCTGCCATAGTAGAATTTGCACCTTTTCAAAAAGCTGCAAAAAAGAAGACTAAGAAAAGAGATACCAAAGTTGGGACTATCGATGATG ATCCAGAATATAGGAAATTTTTGGAAAGTTATGCTGCAGATAATGAGAAAATGACATCTACTCCAGAGACACTGCtagaggaaatagaagcaaaaaatagAGAATTAATAG CTAAAAAGACAACCCCACTTTTGAGCTTCCTGAAAAACAAGCAG agaatgagagaagaaaaaagagaagaaagaaggaggcgagaaatagaaagaaaaaggcaaagagaagaagagaggaggaagtggaaggaagaagaaaaacgaAAAAGGAAAGATATAGAAAAGCTAAAGAAGATAGACAGAGTTCCAGAAAGGGACAAATTAAAGGACGAACCAAAGATAAAG GTACACAGGTTTCTGTTACAAGCTgtgaatcagaaaaat CTActcaagaagccagaaaagggagatgaaaaagaattagacaaaagagaaaaagccaaGAAACTAGACAAAGAGAATCTGAACGATGAAAGAGCCAGCGGGCAAAGTTGTACACTGCCCAAGCGCTCTGACGGCGAGCCTAAAGACGAAAAGCCTAAGAG GCCCGAAGACGAGGGCGGCCGAGACTAccgggagcgggagcgggagcgggaCTACGAGCGGGACCAAGAGCGCCTCCTgcgggagagggagaggctgaaGCGGCAGGAAGAGGAGCGCCGCAGGCAGAAGGAGCGTTATGAGAAGGAGAAGGCTtttaagaggaaggaagaggaaatgaaaaaagagaaagaagcggTTCGGGACAAAGGAAAGAAGCCGGAAAGTACCGAATCCGTAGGCAGCTCcgaaaaaactgaaaagaaagaggaagtggtTAAGAGAGATCGCATAAGAAACAAGGTGgtgctttttgttctgtttgtttccaTGAGGACTTTTGCTCTCCTCTCGCACGTGTAG